Genomic window (Musa acuminata AAA Group cultivar baxijiao unplaced genomic scaffold, Cavendish_Baxijiao_AAA HiC_scaffold_449, whole genome shotgun sequence):
CAAATACATAGTATAGAatgctcattctttttttttttattcggcaatcggcccaatcttttttttaggaaaagattgggccgactttaattgcaatcaattaggagaacaaacaggaattactgaattatgcacacttactttttctctttatctAGCTTATCTACTGGTTCGAATTCGAATTTGATCTCTTTCCATACTTCACAAGCAGCGGCTAGTTCAGGGCTCCATTTGCTAGCTTCACGGATAATTTCATTACCTTCACGAGCAAGATCACGTCCCTCATTACGAGCTTGTACACACGCCTCTAAAGCCACCCTATTAGCTACTGCACCAGGTGCATTTCCCCAAGGGTGTCCTAAAGTTCCTCCGCCAAACTGTAGTACGGAATCATCCCCAAAGATTTCGGTCAGAGCAGGCATATGCCAAACATGAATACCCCCTGAAGCCACGGGCAGAACACCTGGCATAGAGACCCAATCTTGAGTGAAGAAAATACCGCGACTTCGGTCTTTTTCGATATAATCATCACGTAATAAATCAACGAAACCTAAAGTCATCTCACGTTCCCCTTCCAGTTTACCTACTACTGTACCGGCGTGAATATGATCTCCACCAGACATACGTAATGCTTTAGCTAGTACACGGAAATGCATACCATGATTTTTCTGTCTATCAATAACTGCATGCATTGCGCGATGGATGTGAAGAAGTAGGCCGTTGTCACGGCAATAATGAGCCAAGCTAGTATTTGCAGTGAATCCACCAGTTAAGTAGTCATGCATTACGATAGGAACTCCTAATTCTCTGGCACATATGGcccttttcatcatttcttcacatGTACCCGCAGTAGCATTCAAGTAATGTCCTTTGATTTCACCTGTTTCGGCCTGCGCTTTAAAAAGTGCTTCGGTGCAAAATAAGAAACGATCTCTCCAACGCATAAATGGTTGTGAGTTTACGTTTTCATCATCTTTGGTAAAATCAAGTCCACCACGTAGACATTCATAAACCGCTCTACCGTAGTTTTTTGCAGATAATCCCAATTTTGGTTTAATAGTGCATCCCAATAGGGGACGACCATACTTGTTCAACTTATCTCTTTCAACCTGAATGCCGTGAGGCGGGCCTTGGAAAGTTTTGGAATAAGAAGTGGGAATTCGCAGATCCTCCAGACGTAGAGCTCGTAAGGCTTTGAAACCAAATACATTACCCACAATGGAAGTAAACATGTTAGTAACAGAACCTTCTTCAAAAAGGTCTAAAGGATAAGCTACATAAGCAATATATTGATTTTCCTCCCCAACAACGGCCTCGATGTGGTAGCATCGCCCTTTGTAACGATCAAGACTGGTAAGTCCATCAGTCCACACAGTTGTCCATGTACCAGTAGAAGATTCGGCAGCTACCGCAGCCCCTGCTTCTTCGGGCGGAACTCCAGGTTGAGGAGTTACTCGGAATGCTGCCAAGATATCAGTATCTTTGACTTCGTAGTCAGGAGTATAATAATTCAATTTGTAATCTTTAACACCAGCTTTAAATCCAACACTTGCTTTAGTCTCTGTTTGTGGTGACATAAGTCCCTCCCTACAACTCATGAATTAAGAATTCTCACAACGACAAGGTCTACTCGATATAGATTATGCATGAATGAAAcctttgacaaaaataaaaataaaaaaaaagaaaaaaaatattcaactaatattatcaactaatttcaatgttatgttaaaatgaaatggttcattattagaccatgtatttgattcatcaaatacatcattattgtatactccaaatacatcattattgtatactctttgatatatatggcgcaacccaaacccaatgtttgttttgcaagtttacaataaaatcaaatggatctccttcttattttgaatccaaatactaagaaaaattcactcttgacagtgatatatgttgtatatgtaaatcctagatgtgaaaataggcataattcatcctaaaagggtataaagaatagataggcggaaatccaatatctattcaaaaaaaaaaaagaacaatggccaattagatcgaaataatgaatcataaatggagttcgggttcgaattctatagataatagaatctaatacggatggtttttctataatgatagagaaatgaaagagacttactcgtgatttcatgtacttaatatttcttttgaaaaaaagaaggattGGCTGAACTTGAAAATTGACTCATTGAATGAGTAATTGAATGAGTAAACGATTGAATCGTATTCGGTTGGGTGGTACCAACTAAATCAAGTGCTAACTCCcatttatttcttattgaattaaccGATCAACTTGCTATCGGACATTTATTTTCGACTTGGCATGGCACTATTCAAAAAAACTTTCGACATACTttactttaattataattatgagaatcaaTCCTACCCCTTCTAGTCCTGCGGTTTCcacacttgaagaacaaaacctAGGGCGTATCGCTCAAATTATTGGCCCAGTACTGGATGTTGTTTTTCCTCCGGGCAAGATGCCTAATATTTATAACGCTTTGGTAGTTAAGGGTCGAGATACTATTGGTCAGCAAATTAATGTGACTTGTGAGGTACAACAATTATTAGGAAATAATCGAGTTAGAGCTGTAGCTATGAGTGCTACAGATGGACTGATGAGAGGAATGGAAGTGATTGACACGGGAGCTCCTCTAAGCGTTCCAGTCGGTGGAGCTACCCTCGGACGAATTTTCAACGTTCTTGGGGAGCCTGTTGATAATTTAGGTCCTGTAGATACTAGCACAACATCTCCTATTCATAGACCTGCACCTGCCTTTATACAGTTAGAGACGAAATTATCAATCTTTGAAACAGGAATTAAAGTAGTGGATCTTTTAGCTCCTTATCGCCGTGGAGGAAAAATCGGACTATTTGGAGGAGCTGGAGTAGGTAAAACAGTACTCATCATGGAATTGATCAACAACATTGCCAAAGCTCATGGAGGCGTATCTGTATTTGGCGGAGTAGGCGAACGTACTCGTGAAGGAAATGATCTTTACATGGAAATGAAAGAATCCGgagtaattaatgaaaaaaatattgcagAATCAAAAGTAGCTCTAGTCTACGGTCAAATGAATGAACCGCCGGGAGCTCGTATGAGAGTTGGTTTGACTGCCCTAACTATGGCGGAATATTTCCGGGATGTTAATGAACAAGACGTACTTCTATTCATCGACAATATCTTTCGTTTCGTCCAAGCAGGATCAGAAGTATCCGCCTTATTGGGGAGAATGCCTTCTGCAGTGGGTTATCAACCTACCCTTAGTACAGAAATGGGTTCTTTGCAAGAAAGAATTACTTCTACCAAAGAGGGATCTATAACTTCGATCCAAGCCGTTTATGTACCTGCGGACGATTTGACCGACCCTGCTCCTGCCACGacatttgcacatttagatgctaCTACCG
Coding sequences:
- the LOC135659485 gene encoding ribulose bisphosphate carboxylase large chain — translated: MSCREGLMSPQTETKASVGFKAGVKDYKLNYYTPDYEVKDTDILAAFRVTPQPGVPPEEAGAAVAAESSTGTWTTVWTDGLTSLDRYKGRCYHIEAVVGEENQYIAYVAYPLDLFEEGSVTNMFTSIVGNVFGFKALRALRLEDLRIPTSYSKTFQGPPHGIQVERDKLNKYGRPLLGCTIKPKLGLSAKNYGRAVYECLRGGLDFTKDDENVNSQPFMRWRDRFLFCTEALFKAQAETGEIKGHYLNATAGTCEEMMKRAICARELGVPIVMHDYLTGGFTANTSLAHYCRDNGLLLHIHRAMHAVIDRQKNHGMHFRVLAKALRMSGGDHIHAGTVVGKLEGEREMTLGFVDLLRDDYIEKDRSRGIFFTQDWVSMPGVLPVASGGIHVWHMPALTEIFGDDSVLQFGGGTLGHPWGNAPGAVANRVALEACVQARNEGRDLAREGNEIIREASKWSPELAAACEVWKEIKFEFEPVDKLDKEKK
- the LOC135659484 gene encoding ATP synthase subunit beta, chloroplastic, which encodes MRINPTPSSPAVSTLEEQNLGRIAQIIGPVLDVVFPPGKMPNIYNALVVKGRDTIGQQINVTCEVQQLLGNNRVRAVAMSATDGLMRGMEVIDTGAPLSVPVGGATLGRIFNVLGEPVDNLGPVDTSTTSPIHRPAPAFIQLETKLSIFETGIKVVDLLAPYRRGGKIGLFGGAGVGKTVLIMELINNIAKAHGGVSVFGGVGERTREGNDLYMEMKESGVINEKNIAESKVALVYGQMNEPPGARMRVGLTALTMAEYFRDVNEQDVLLFIDNIFRFVQAGSEVSALLGRMPSAVGYQPTLSTEMGSLQERITSTKEGSITSIQAVYVPADDLTDPAPATTFAHLDATTVLSRGLAAKGIYPAVDPLDSTSTMLQPRIVGEEHYETAQRVKQTSQRYKELQDIIAILGLDELSEEDRLTVARARKIERFLSQPFFVAEVFTGSPGKYVGLAETIRGFQLILSGELDSLPEQAFYLVGNIDEATAKAMNLEEESKLKK